A window of Cyclopterus lumpus isolate fCycLum1 chromosome 14, fCycLum1.pri, whole genome shotgun sequence contains these coding sequences:
- the tlcd3a gene encoding ceramide synthase translates to MLQVLACGAVVFPGLFFAFRKILPCVFKHWSDADVVLVSERLVSSLHAVMATTVGVIVATSCRESVIDDRHWLAPYFIVWYGVPYMTYDIFAMYLSHYHRFRVKGHEDYKRHSLRTVQSFVRREFLLVLHHIALLTILLPVTLFFRRDQGDFFIGCLFLTELSTPFVSLGKIFIQLSLQESWLHKANGGMVLLTFFVFRIALFPYMYWVYGRHYGIPLYSVPFHLPLSTNLGNVCILAPQVYWFVLLCRKGYRLYRRSRVPDSSPAATVTDNSKAD, encoded by the exons ATGTTGCAAGTTTTAGCTTGTGGCGCCGTAGTTTTCCCCGGTCTCTTCTTCGCCTTTAGGAAAATCCTGCCGTGTGTGTTCAAACACTGGAGCGATGCCGACGTGGTGCTGGTCAGCGAGAG aCTGGTGTCCTCCCTCCATGCCGTCATGGCGACCACGGTAGGAGTCATCGTTGCCACATCATGCCGGGAGAGCGTCATCGACGACAG GCACTGGCTGGCCCCCTACTTTATCGTCTGGTACGGTGTGCCCTACATGACATACGACATCTTCGCCATGTACCTCAGTCACTACCACCGCTTCCGCGTCAAAGGGCACGAGGACTACAAGCGGCATTCGCTGAGGACCGTGCAGTCCTTCGTCCGCCGAGAGTTCCTGCTGGTGTTGCATCACATTGCCCTGCTCACGATCCTGCTGCCTGTGACgctg TTCTTCAGAAGGGACCAGGGGGATTTCTTCATCGGCTGCTTGTTTCTAACGGAGCTCAGCACACCCTTCGTCTCCCTGGGGAAGATATTTATTCAG ctcaGCCTCCAGGAATCCTGGCTGCACAAGGCCAACGGCGGCATGGTACTCCTCACCTTCTTCGTGTTCCGCATCGCCCTGTTCCCCTACATGTACTGGGTGTACGGCCGCCACTACGGCATCCCGCTCTACAGCGTGCCCTTCCACCTGCCGCTGTCCACCAACCTGGGCAACGTCTGCATCCTGGCGCCGCAGGTCTACTGGTTCGTCCTTCTGTGCCGAAAGGGCTACCGTCTTTACCGGCGCAGCCGTGTGCCAGACTCGTCTCCCGCGGCCACGGTCACTGACAATTCAAAGGCTGATTGA